The Desulfomicrobium macestii genome includes the window CGAACGAAAAGTCCCGGAGTCACAAGCTCCGGGGCTTTTCTTATTTGTGCGCCCGGCAGGGCGCACCCACTTGGAGGTGAAAGTCCTCTGCGCACCCAACAGGGGGAAGCGCTAGCGAAGTAATCGGCCCTTCCTTTGCCGCAAATCGTCCCGAAGAAACACATAGCGCATGGTTTTGGGCTCTGGCATATTGAAGCGTGTCGCCGGAGAAGACCGATTAGGCAATGGTGTTTATTGCCCGCGCGCTAGCGTGGTCCTGGGCTACGTCATCGACATTGGTGAATCAGGATGCGGTATTATGCGCATTTTGATATCCCGTTTGAGAGAGTGATTAAGACGACGTTCCCAATCCGGCGGCATAATAACTTTCTGGAATGGGAGGACGTTATGGCACGCAGCACCCGAGCGTCGAAAAAAACAAGACTAACTCTAACCCATCCTAACGCCGCCGGTATAGATATCGGTAGTGGTTCGCATTTTTGCGCGGTACCTCCTGACCGAGACGATGATCCCGTGCGCGAGTTCAAGAGCTACACTGTTGATCTTGAACGGCTAGCGTCTTGGCTTAAGGAGTGTGGCGTCGATATCGTGGCCATGGAATCCACAGGGGTCTATTGGATTCCTTTGTTTGAGCTTTTGGAACGTCGTGGCTTTACCGTGCTGCTGGTCAATGCGAGACATGTGAAGAATGTTTCCGGGCGCAAAAGCGATGTTCTGGATTGTCAATGGCTCCAACAACTCATGAGCTACGGTTTGCTGCGCGGAGCTTTTCGTCCTGCTGATGAGGTCTGTGTTCTTCGTGCACTGACTCGGCAACGTGCGATGTTACTTCGTTCACAGGCCAGACACGTGCAGCACATGCAAAAGGCATTGACCCAGATGAATATTCAACTTGCCAATGTAATTTCAGATATCGTTGGTGAAAGCGGTTTGAAGATTTTACGCGCCATCAATGCCGGAGAGCGTAACGGACATAAGCTTGCGTTACTCAAGAACTCGCGCATTCAGGCGAGCGTGGATGAAATTGCTAAAAGTTTGCAGGGTAGTTGGCGTGCCGAACATTTGTTCAGCCTGAAGCAGGCTCTGGATGGATTTGATTTTTGCGGTATTCAACTCGCAGAGTGTGATGCCGAAATCGAAGATCAGCTCCAGCGTCTTCATGCTCATGAAGGCGAACCGACCAAGGGCAAAAAGCACAGCCGAAGCCGTAATGCTCCTAAGTTTGACCTGCGCAGTCGACTTTATCAGATGTGTGGAGTGGACCTGACGCGT containing:
- a CDS encoding IS110 family RNA-guided transposase — protein: MARSTRASKKTRLTLTHPNAAGIDIGSGSHFCAVPPDRDDDPVREFKSYTVDLERLASWLKECGVDIVAMESTGVYWIPLFELLERRGFTVLLVNARHVKNVSGRKSDVLDCQWLQQLMSYGLLRGAFRPADEVCVLRALTRQRAMLLRSQARHVQHMQKALTQMNIQLANVISDIVGESGLKILRAINAGERNGHKLALLKNSRIQASVDEIAKSLQGSWRAEHLFSLKQALDGFDFCGIQLAECDAEIEDQLQRLHAHEGEPTKGKKHSRSRNAPKFDLRSRLYQMCGVDLTRIDGIDVTTALAVISEIGADISRFPSDKHFASWLGLCPGTKITGGKVMSGKTKKCANRAAQALRLAAAALCSSQSALGAYFRRMCSRMDKPKAVTAAAHKLARLVYAMLTKGEEYTDKGQEYFEERYRERVLRNLSQRAKQMGMQLIPTEQMT